The Deltaproteobacteria bacterium genome contains a region encoding:
- a CDS encoding ABC-F family ATP-binding cassette domain-containing protein has product MRIIIGHETSDEGDFIKQKCLQIGYLPQSGLRTNDTLVLTYVMHACPDLIQLAKELEASTARLAEAKSDVIALAEDHVEILENYQKNEAYALEGRAREILSGLGINENLLQKPLSELSGGLSMRVELARLLLAKPQLLLLDEPTNHLDMASLNWLENFLVDYSGAWLVVSHDRYFLNRMVTSIAELNENGILSFTGNYDDYLDARDALANRLATEQASMAKRMGQLQTFIDRFGAKATKARQAQSRAKQAAKLAQSMAASKQSMPNVQKSKRSMNMALPQPPRSGETVVWLKKDFYATLP; this is encoded by the coding sequence TTGCGCATCATTATCGGGCATGAAACTAGCGATGAAGGTGATTTTATAAAGCAAAAATGCTTACAAATCGGCTACTTACCTCAGAGTGGGTTGCGTACAAATGATACTTTGGTGCTAACCTATGTAATGCATGCCTGCCCTGATTTAATTCAACTTGCTAAGGAGCTTGAGGCATCAACTGCACGTTTAGCAGAGGCGAAAAGTGATGTTATTGCTTTAGCAGAAGATCATGTAGAAATTTTAGAGAACTATCAGAAAAATGAGGCCTATGCCCTTGAAGGTAGGGCGCGTGAAATTCTTAGTGGTCTTGGGATTAATGAAAATTTGCTGCAAAAACCGCTAAGTGAGTTATCAGGTGGTTTAAGTATGCGGGTTGAGTTAGCCCGGTTATTGTTAGCAAAACCGCAACTATTGCTATTAGATGAGCCAACCAACCACCTTGATATGGCTAGTTTAAATTGGCTTGAAAATTTTTTAGTTGATTATTCTGGTGCTTGGTTAGTTGTTAGTCACGATCGTTATTTTTTAAATCGTATGGTTACTAGCATTGCTGAGCTCAACGAAAACGGTATTCTCAGTTTTACTGGAAATTACGATGATTATTTAGATGCTCGTGATGCTTTAGCTAATCGTCTTGCTACAGAGCAGGCAAGTATGGCTAAGCGCATGGGGCAGTTGCAGACATTTATCGATCGCTTTGGTGCAAAAGCCACCAAAGCTCGGCAAGCGCAAAGTAGGGCTAAGCAAGCTGCAAAATTGGCTCAAAGTATGGCTGCTAGCAAACAAAGTATGCCAAATGTGCAAAAGTCGAAACGCAGCATGAATATGGCGTTGCCGCAACCACCACGATCTGGCGAAACAGTCGTTTGGCTAAAAAAGGACTTTTATGCTACGCTACCTTAG
- a CDS encoding HigA family addiction module antidote protein, with protein MREPTNPFHPGEILLEEFLQPMGLTQIEFAKKLGWTRARLNELINGKRGITVESALDLAEVLGTTPKLWMNLQATYDLNKALARRTKVA; from the coding sequence ATGCGTGAACCAACTAACCCATTTCATCCTGGTGAAATATTACTCGAAGAATTTTTACAGCCAATGGGCCTAACGCAAATCGAATTTGCCAAAAAACTTGGATGGACTCGTGCACGACTTAATGAATTAATTAATGGCAAACGAGGAATTACTGTTGAATCCGCTTTAGACTTAGCTGAAGTCCTGGGAACAACACCTAAACTATGGATGAATCTGCAAGCAACTTATGATTTAAACAAAGCGCTGGCTCGCAGAACTAAGGTAGCGTAG
- a CDS encoding type II toxin-antitoxin system RelE/ParE family toxin → MIKNFGNKLAEDLYDDKISKEVKHFPKDLYKTARRKLLFLHDAASINDLRIPPGNRLELLKGKFKGFYSIQLHDQWRLVFRWQDGDAYNVAVIDYH, encoded by the coding sequence ATGATAAAAAACTTCGGCAATAAGCTCGCTGAGGATTTATATGATGACAAAATTTCAAAAGAGGTTAAGCATTTCCCCAAAGATCTCTACAAAACTGCTAGACGAAAACTTTTGTTCTTGCATGATGCTGCCTCTATCAATGACCTACGCATACCACCAGGTAATCGACTTGAATTACTTAAAGGTAAATTTAAAGGTTTTTACTCAATACAACTCCATGATCAGTGGCGGCTTGTTTTTCGTTGGCAAGATGGCGATGCTTACAATGTTGCCGTTATTGACTATCATTAG
- a CDS encoding beta-lactamase family protein: MMHTLAPILAILDAGVHEGVAPAMNVAILVHGKLIHQSWHGQAALFPAPRKLSKHDLFDVASLTKVLCTTTLAALLVDNGALKLESCVTSYFAQATHLQNVTVRHLLSHTSGLAAYKPYYELVLAQPIDGYEKIHKAVLSENLEATPGERVLYSDIGFIILGFIIEKITGESLDVSFAKLIAQPLQLKRTFFIREGSINYTKYSYVATEQCEHRKEVNCGSVNDDNAWALDGVAGHAGLFSDAYDVVQIGQSWLNALQGKSSILKRNTASLFAKRDNLPGSTRALGWDTPSLTKSSIGNYLGRGLRGAIGHLGFTGTSLWIDIDNEIICVLLTNRVHPFCDNQMIKEFRIKFHDAIAEVLNV; the protein is encoded by the coding sequence ATAATGCATACCTTAGCTCCAATTTTGGCAATACTTGATGCTGGTGTACACGAGGGTGTAGCGCCAGCAATGAACGTGGCAATTTTAGTTCATGGAAAACTTATACATCAAAGTTGGCATGGCCAGGCAGCTCTATTTCCAGCACCGCGAAAACTTAGCAAACATGATTTATTCGATGTAGCTTCATTAACTAAAGTATTATGCACTACGACGTTAGCAGCTTTACTTGTAGATAATGGGGCACTAAAACTAGAAAGTTGCGTGACTTCTTATTTTGCACAAGCTACGCATTTACAAAATGTTACTGTTCGTCATTTGTTATCTCATACCAGTGGTCTGGCTGCTTATAAGCCCTATTACGAGTTGGTGCTAGCTCAACCTATTGATGGTTATGAAAAAATACATAAAGCAGTTCTAAGTGAAAATTTAGAAGCGACTCCCGGAGAACGTGTTTTATATAGTGATATAGGTTTCATAATTTTAGGTTTTATCATAGAAAAAATTACGGGTGAAAGTTTGGACGTAAGTTTTGCAAAGCTGATCGCACAACCGTTACAACTTAAGAGAACCTTTTTTATTCGGGAAGGTTCAATAAATTATACAAAATATAGTTATGTTGCCACCGAACAGTGTGAACATCGCAAAGAAGTAAATTGTGGATCAGTGAATGATGATAATGCCTGGGCATTAGATGGGGTAGCAGGTCACGCTGGATTATTCTCTGATGCTTACGATGTGGTTCAAATAGGGCAAAGCTGGCTTAATGCTTTGCAGGGAAAATCAAGTATACTAAAACGAAATACTGCTAGCTTATTTGCTAAACGTGATAACTTACCAGGTAGTACTAGAGCATTAGGATGGGATACACCAAGTCTTACAAAAAGTTCAATTGGTAATTATCTTGGCCGCGGTTTACGTGGTGCTATTGGACATCTTGGCTTTACTGGAACTTCATTATGGATCGATATTGATAATGAAATAATTTGCGTTTTGCTTACTAATCGGGTGCATCCTTTTTGTGATAATCAAATGATTAAAGAATTTAGAATAAAATTTCATGATGCAATAGCAGAAGTACTCAACGTGTAA
- a CDS encoding EAL domain-containing protein — protein sequence MIFELLDLSNYSLGFLSLQTLFTSIIVSILGIIALIHERFSRIGMVFFGITQSIALWLFAYSWIYSSPNIQFASAWAKVGHFGIVMISPACYHFATLVNNKVKRRFRDVPVVWLVSFVPLIFLFFTDIFERSIQSTQWGYYPFYEAEVYIFLVYFLGINFLATRRLWQSYRNAIEEGVNLTRIKILLVAFCIGYLASFDFALAFGFSLYPFGYIAIMIFILLCTFVVLRYRFVDITPAFAALPILRTMREALLVLDRDLIVRVVNPAACNLFGIKKSALLGRRVDHTIINSPPFNENLNALIRYSSLHHYEIEYCHTPGDQRILSVSNTIMNDSSGKPQAVVCVARDITEYKRSEERIRFLAYYDSLTGLPNRTFCSELLSRSLERAKRYSHTMALLFVDLDNFKRINDTLGHEIGDQLLKVVAQNIGACIRGSDHFARAGKRRYENIVSRLGGDEFIILLSEIRQPSDSHIVAQRILDIFTKSINIAGNELFITASIGIALFPIDSIDVDSLLRNADAAMYHAKTRGKNNYQFYNETMNASAHERLKLEHQLHKAIERNEFSVSYQPVATVNDVSFVGCEALIRWNHPEHGELLPDEFIQLAEECGLILPIGEWMITAVCMQQRIWRNAGLKPVRVAVNLSSRQLEHPDMVEIITDLLSKYDLDVEWLEFEITESAVMYNSSKALETLERLNKMKIKLNLDDFGTGYSSLAYVRRIPFNVIKIDRSLINNMLVDHEDATITAAIIAMAHSLKLKIIAEGVTNEQELIELRKLGCDEFQGFMYSKPLKIAEFTTFLKERQIC from the coding sequence ATGATTTTTGAACTACTTGATTTAAGCAATTATTCGTTGGGTTTTTTATCTTTGCAAACGTTATTTACCTCAATAATTGTTTCAATTTTGGGTATTATTGCACTTATTCATGAGCGTTTTTCGCGTATTGGTATGGTATTTTTTGGTATAACTCAAAGTATAGCTTTATGGTTGTTTGCGTATAGCTGGATCTATAGTTCACCGAATATTCAATTTGCTTCAGCCTGGGCAAAAGTTGGACATTTTGGTATAGTAATGATTTCTCCAGCATGCTACCATTTTGCCACACTAGTTAATAATAAAGTAAAAAGGCGATTTCGAGATGTCCCGGTGGTATGGCTTGTTTCATTCGTGCCTTTAATATTTTTATTTTTTACCGATATTTTTGAGAGATCGATACAAAGCACGCAATGGGGCTACTACCCGTTTTATGAGGCGGAAGTATATATATTTTTAGTATATTTTTTAGGCATCAATTTTTTAGCTACGCGTCGTTTATGGCAAAGTTATCGTAATGCTATTGAAGAGGGTGTTAATTTAACACGAATAAAAATTTTATTAGTTGCTTTCTGTATTGGTTATCTAGCAAGTTTTGATTTTGCACTGGCCTTTGGTTTTTCTCTTTATCCTTTTGGTTATATAGCAATAATGATATTTATTCTTTTATGTACTTTTGTAGTTTTACGATATCGCTTTGTCGATATAACCCCAGCGTTTGCGGCTTTACCTATTTTACGAACCATGCGTGAAGCTCTGCTAGTGCTGGATAGAGATTTAATAGTTAGAGTGGTTAATCCAGCGGCATGTAATCTTTTTGGTATAAAAAAGTCGGCGTTATTAGGTAGGCGGGTTGACCATACTATAATTAATAGTCCACCATTTAATGAGAATTTAAACGCTTTGATTCGTTATAGTTCGTTGCATCATTATGAAATCGAATATTGTCATACACCAGGAGATCAGCGAATACTGAGTGTTTCGAATACGATAATGAATGACTCATCGGGGAAACCACAAGCAGTTGTTTGTGTTGCAAGAGATATTACCGAGTATAAACGTTCAGAAGAGCGCATACGGTTTTTAGCATATTATGATAGTTTAACGGGTCTACCGAATCGTACTTTTTGTTCTGAATTATTAAGTCGTTCATTAGAAAGAGCAAAACGTTATAGTCATACGATGGCCCTTTTGTTTGTTGATCTCGATAATTTTAAGCGAATCAATGATACATTGGGGCATGAAATCGGGGATCAATTATTAAAAGTAGTAGCGCAAAATATTGGCGCTTGTATCCGTGGATCAGATCATTTTGCCAGAGCTGGCAAACGTAGATATGAGAACATAGTATCACGACTTGGTGGTGATGAATTTATTATTTTGCTAAGTGAAATAAGGCAACCTAGCGACAGTCACATAGTAGCGCAGCGAATACTAGATATATTTACTAAATCAATTAACATAGCTGGTAATGAATTATTTATCACTGCAAGTATTGGAATCGCTTTATTTCCAATAGACAGTATTGATGTTGACAGTCTATTGCGTAATGCTGATGCGGCAATGTATCACGCTAAGACTCGAGGAAAGAATAATTATCAATTTTATAATGAAACGATGAATGCCTCAGCACATGAGCGTCTTAAACTTGAACATCAGTTGCATAAAGCAATCGAAAGAAATGAATTTTCAGTAAGTTATCAGCCTGTGGCAACAGTTAATGATGTTAGCTTTGTTGGTTGCGAAGCTCTTATACGTTGGAATCATCCAGAACATGGTGAGCTATTACCTGATGAATTTATTCAGCTTGCTGAGGAATGCGGGTTAATATTACCAATTGGTGAATGGATGATTACAGCTGTTTGTATGCAACAGCGAATATGGCGTAATGCTGGTTTGAAACCGGTACGTGTGGCAGTAAACTTATCTAGTCGTCAACTTGAGCACCCTGACATGGTAGAAATAATTACTGATCTTCTTAGCAAATATGATTTAGATGTTGAGTGGCTTGAATTTGAAATTACTGAAAGTGCAGTGATGTATAATTCAAGCAAAGCCCTAGAAACACTTGAAAGGCTTAACAAAATGAAAATAAAGTTAAACTTAGATGACTTTGGAACAGGCTATTCGTCTCTTGCCTATGTTAGACGAATTCCATTTAATGTAATAAAAATTGATCGTTCTTTAATAAATAATATGTTAGTAGATCACGAAGATGCGACTATTACTGCAGCTATAATAGCAATGGCTCATAGTCTTAAACTAAAAATTATCGCTGAGGGTGTAACTAATGAACAAGAACTTATCGAACTGCGCAAATTGGGATGTGATGAATTTCAGGGATTTATGTATAGTAAGCCATTAAAAATAGCTGAATTTACTACGTTTTTAAAAGAGCGACAGATCTGTTAG
- a CDS encoding DUF4340 domain-containing protein — translation MTLMQKRLLGLLVTLILGGGAIVIAFWQTSNSEQQEQALNAAAKVFSFKDSNSIKEISLTNHNGNFNLVHEKTADGNNYWSLITPLKTKADNKTITSIINELLSLENKNKKNSLTNNKGVVGDRNIFGLNSPRFRVKLSDTQGKQETLLVGIKNSFDDSLYVERTGSEKIFMVASTLEYQLDQDLFKLRNKKLLTFNKNDIKKITVTELDKTKYICEQVDTNNWRMLQPLNAIADNETISGILTELANVTATTFIAEQATPEKLKLTGLDKPKLAVTLSLNHGFPKQLLFSEVKNKDDTKYYAMISGDNPILEINGTTVFEKLLVEASTLRDLRVLNFTRSQVQTLELISADKTLTFLRSDKNGIDDWNMILPEKAKVQDATLTDLLYRLWSLKATKVVTDKATQTDIKKYDLARPALRINLKAKNGTIVDAMVFGKTENAQQYVMRADSNRIDLIEASFSTEISLDPKTYKEKQ, via the coding sequence ATGACCCTCATGCAAAAAAGGCTTTTGGGGCTACTTGTAACTTTAATACTCGGTGGCGGTGCAATCGTGATTGCCTTTTGGCAAACCAGTAATAGCGAACAACAAGAACAAGCATTAAATGCTGCGGCTAAAGTTTTTTCCTTTAAAGATTCTAACTCTATTAAAGAAATTTCACTAACTAACCATAATGGTAATTTTAATTTAGTTCACGAAAAAACTGCGGATGGCAATAACTACTGGTCTTTAATTACACCACTTAAAACCAAGGCTGATAATAAAACCATTACTTCCATTATTAATGAACTATTATCTCTGGAAAATAAAAATAAAAAAAATAGTTTAACCAACAACAAAGGTGTTGTGGGTGACCGCAACATTTTTGGTCTTAATTCACCGCGATTTCGCGTAAAGCTTAGCGATACGCAAGGGAAGCAAGAAACTCTTTTAGTTGGTATTAAAAATTCGTTTGATGACTCACTATACGTTGAACGTACCGGCAGTGAAAAAATATTTATGGTGGCAAGTACACTTGAATATCAACTTGACCAAGACCTTTTCAAATTACGTAATAAAAAACTGCTAACTTTTAATAAAAACGATATTAAAAAAATAACGGTAACTGAACTCGATAAAACTAAATATATTTGTGAGCAAGTTGATACTAATAACTGGCGAATGCTGCAGCCACTTAACGCAATTGCTGATAATGAAACAATATCTGGCATCTTAACTGAGTTGGCTAATGTGACTGCAACAACATTCATTGCTGAACAAGCAACGCCAGAAAAATTAAAGCTAACCGGTCTTGATAAGCCAAAACTTGCAGTGACGCTTTCACTAAATCACGGTTTCCCCAAGCAATTGCTATTTTCAGAAGTTAAAAATAAAGACGACACTAAGTATTATGCGATGATTAGCGGGGATAATCCAATCTTAGAAATTAATGGTACTACCGTATTTGAAAAATTATTAGTTGAAGCAAGTACATTACGTGATTTACGAGTGCTCAATTTCACTCGTTCTCAAGTACAGACTCTTGAATTAATTAGTGCTGATAAAACGCTTACCTTTTTACGTAGCGATAAGAACGGCATTGATGATTGGAATATGATTCTACCTGAAAAAGCCAAAGTACAAGATGCGACGCTAACTGATTTGCTTTATCGTTTGTGGAGTTTAAAAGCTACCAAAGTAGTTACAGATAAAGCCACTCAAACCGATATTAAAAAATATGACCTAGCGCGACCAGCTTTACGCATTAATCTTAAAGCTAAAAATGGTACTATTGTAGATGCAATGGTTTTTGGCAAAACTGAAAATGCACAGCAATATGTCATGCGCGCTGACAGTAACCGGATTGATTTAATAGAGGCTAGTTTCAGTACCGAAATTTCACTTGACCCAAAAACTTATAAAGAAAAACAATAG
- a CDS encoding GldG family protein has protein sequence MSTSSQTTTEKKTNNTTQTTQQTSGFLSVARFTGAFGIVLLASAPITWFLTGESGVLLWGKIGLGVASLIIYLAVNPRFWRRFFGSRSTPLLLMSSAAIIVALLVVGVINYVAFKNPKQFDFTEEGLYTLSPQTTGVLERLKSTVTIYAFINSNEPNFLSTQDTLRRYQNASDKLTFEMIDPQSRPDLIQQYQITERGPRIVITDGSQEARAKDTSEEELTNAIIKVAEQTAKTIYFLTGHGEPDIDTADAQEGYKGYADALKAEGYGVEKISLLRAREAAKGDKLKAKDLKQAQTTNEENQDILTIPENVPVLVVAATRSPLLPPEIAALEAYLNQGGRMVVLLEPDTDAGLLGLLKQWHIEAHNDIVVDPNPVNRLLGFGAAAPLIQPTQSQETHIIVKDLTAPAVFMTTRSLAVSGDGIEGLQANALLEAGESAWGETKLVGGAAEFDDKDFQAPLSVFITATKTISDSETAKKRSDESHLIVVGDSEWINNKYLNVQGNRDLAINMIHWLAQEQSRIAIRPKSRAASQLFLTGEQMAQIKFFSLDIFPVLVVAFGLGIVLTRRKR, from the coding sequence ATGAGCACTTCGTCACAAACAACGACAGAAAAAAAAACTAACAATACTACCCAGACTACCCAGCAAACCTCTGGCTTTTTGTCAGTAGCACGTTTCACCGGCGCTTTTGGTATTGTGCTGCTTGCTAGTGCCCCCATAACTTGGTTTTTAACTGGTGAGAGTGGGGTATTGCTATGGGGTAAAATAGGTCTTGGGGTTGCCTCACTGATAATTTATCTTGCAGTTAATCCTCGTTTTTGGCGACGTTTTTTTGGATCACGCTCAACGCCTTTATTACTAATGAGTAGCGCCGCTATAATTGTTGCTTTATTAGTTGTTGGGGTTATCAACTACGTTGCATTTAAAAATCCAAAACAATTCGATTTTACCGAAGAAGGTTTATATACCCTTTCACCACAAACTACTGGTGTATTAGAGCGCTTGAAATCTACAGTTACGATTTATGCTTTTATAAATAGTAATGAACCAAACTTTTTAAGCACCCAAGACACCCTGCGCCGATATCAAAATGCCAGCGACAAGCTTACTTTTGAAATGATTGATCCACAAAGTCGTCCTGATTTAATTCAGCAGTATCAAATTACTGAGCGCGGTCCGCGGATTGTCATTACGGATGGCTCACAAGAGGCTCGTGCCAAAGACACTAGTGAAGAAGAATTAACCAACGCTATTATTAAAGTTGCTGAGCAAACAGCCAAGACCATTTATTTTTTAACCGGTCATGGCGAACCTGATATTGATACTGCCGATGCGCAAGAAGGCTATAAAGGTTATGCTGATGCTCTAAAAGCTGAAGGTTATGGAGTCGAAAAAATTTCACTGCTACGAGCTCGCGAAGCGGCAAAAGGCGATAAACTTAAAGCTAAAGATTTAAAACAAGCTCAAACTACTAATGAAGAAAACCAAGATATACTTACCATCCCAGAAAATGTCCCTGTACTTGTAGTAGCAGCTACGCGATCACCTTTATTGCCACCAGAAATTGCGGCTCTTGAAGCGTATCTCAATCAGGGTGGGCGTATGGTTGTTTTATTAGAACCTGATACTGATGCGGGACTTTTGGGCCTTTTAAAACAATGGCATATTGAAGCGCATAATGACATCGTTGTTGATCCCAATCCGGTCAATCGATTGCTTGGCTTTGGCGCCGCCGCTCCTTTAATTCAACCAACTCAATCACAAGAAACTCATATCATTGTTAAAGATTTAACCGCCCCAGCAGTATTTATGACTACACGTTCATTGGCGGTCAGTGGTGATGGCATTGAAGGTTTACAAGCTAACGCTTTACTAGAGGCTGGTGAATCAGCTTGGGGTGAAACAAAATTGGTTGGTGGCGCGGCTGAATTTGACGACAAAGATTTTCAAGCCCCATTATCGGTGTTTATCACAGCAACAAAAACCATCAGTGACAGTGAGACCGCTAAAAAGCGTAGCGATGAAAGTCATCTCATAGTTGTTGGTGATAGTGAATGGATCAATAACAAATATTTAAATGTTCAAGGTAATCGTGATTTAGCGATTAACATGATTCATTGGTTGGCCCAAGAACAAAGCCGTATCGCTATCAGACCAAAATCCCGAGCAGCCAGCCAACTATTTCTTACTGGCGAGCAAATGGCGCAAATAAAATTTTTCTCTCTTGATATTTTCCCTGTTTTGGTAGTCGCCTTTGGTTTAGGTATCGTGTTAACCCGTCGTAAACGCTAG
- a CDS encoding ABC transporter permease subunit → MRNILTIAGKDIRVYLTTWVSYALFGFFLLMTAFFFTTLVEQYQQIYMQAAQQPWMQQQLNLTDVVMGNILRNISVFFLFLLPLLTMRLFAEERKSNTLELLMTVPVRPAEIVLGKYLAAITIMTIMLALTFIFPLLLHVYGGAAAGQSPLDFKTVIIGYVGMFCLGASFIAIGLLASALTSSQIVAAITSFSLLLMFFVIGYASRGKEGFWQGFFEYISITNHLEDFIKGVVKVTGIVYYASLAFVGLFLTYRVVEAQRWR, encoded by the coding sequence ATGCGTAATATTTTAACTATAGCCGGTAAAGATATCCGCGTTTATCTGACTACTTGGGTTAGCTACGCTTTGTTCGGCTTCTTTTTGCTGATGACCGCGTTCTTTTTCACTACGCTAGTTGAACAATATCAGCAAATCTATATGCAAGCTGCACAACAGCCATGGATGCAGCAGCAACTTAACCTCACTGATGTCGTAATGGGTAATATCTTACGTAACATCTCAGTGTTCTTTTTATTTTTATTGCCTTTACTAACCATGCGTTTATTTGCTGAAGAACGTAAAAGTAATACTCTTGAACTACTAATGACCGTACCAGTCAGACCGGCTGAAATAGTCTTAGGAAAATATCTCGCAGCCATAACTATAATGACTATAATGCTCGCACTTACTTTCATTTTTCCACTATTATTACATGTATATGGTGGGGCTGCTGCTGGGCAAAGCCCTCTTGACTTCAAAACCGTAATTATAGGTTACGTTGGTATGTTCTGCTTAGGGGCAAGCTTTATTGCCATTGGCTTACTAGCGAGCGCCTTAACTTCTTCACAAATTGTAGCTGCTATTACTTCGTTTTCATTATTGTTAATGTTTTTTGTAATTGGCTATGCCTCACGTGGCAAAGAAGGCTTTTGGCAAGGTTTCTTTGAATACATCTCAATAACTAATCATCTTGAAGATTTTATTAAAGGCGTCGTAAAAGTAACCGGCATTGTCTATTATGCTTCGCTCGCTTTTGTTGGGTTGTTTCTTACTTATCGCGTCGTCGAAGCACAACGTTGGCGTTAA
- a CDS encoding ATP-binding cassette domain-containing protein, with amino-acid sequence MIETVGLCKSYRSLTAVDSLTFKVNKGEIVGFLGPNGAGKTTTMKILTGFMPATSGIAKVADFNVLDEPMQVRRRIGYLPEQPPVYLDLTVNEYLRFVGKLKGLRSKKLQSEIERVVEITKLGDERHTLIAPLSKGFRQRVGLAQALLGDPEVLILDEPTVGLDPRQIGEVRSLVKSLAGNHTVLLSTHILQEVAATCDRVIIINHGTIVADDKLDDLVAKHRHDSEAASLEQVFLQLTEA; translated from the coding sequence ATGATTGAGACTGTTGGCCTATGCAAAAGCTATCGCAGCCTCACTGCGGTTGATTCGCTTACTTTCAAAGTAAACAAAGGTGAAATAGTTGGCTTTTTAGGGCCTAATGGCGCAGGTAAAACCACAACTATGAAAATCCTCACCGGTTTTATGCCAGCAACATCTGGCATAGCCAAAGTTGCGGATTTTAATGTACTAGATGAGCCGATGCAAGTACGTCGTCGCATTGGTTACCTACCTGAGCAACCGCCGGTTTATCTGGATTTAACCGTTAATGAGTATTTACGCTTTGTTGGTAAACTAAAGGGTTTGCGCAGTAAAAAGTTACAAAGCGAAATTGAGCGCGTTGTTGAAATAACCAAGCTTGGCGATGAGCGACATACCTTAATTGCTCCTTTGTCAAAAGGTTTTCGTCAGCGGGTTGGCTTAGCCCAAGCATTACTTGGCGACCCCGAGGTGCTGATTCTTGATGAACCGACTGTTGGTTTAGACCCGCGGCAAATTGGTGAAGTACGCTCTTTAGTAAAAAGCTTAGCGGGTAATCATACGGTGTTACTTTCAACCCATATTTTGCAAGAAGTAGCTGCCACCTGTGACCGTGTCATCATTATTAATCACGGTACCATTGTAGCTGATGACAAACTCGATGATCTGGTCGCCAAACATCGTCATGACAGTGAAGCAGCATCATTAGAGCAGGTGTTTCTGCAACTTACGGAGGCATAG